From one Oncorhynchus clarkii lewisi isolate Uvic-CL-2024 chromosome 6, UVic_Ocla_1.0, whole genome shotgun sequence genomic stretch:
- the LOC139410900 gene encoding glutamine--fructose-6-phosphate aminotransferase [isomerizing] 1-like isoform X1 encodes MCGIFAYLNYHVPRTRREILEILLKGLLRLEYRGYDSAGVGIDGGNSKEWEANARSIQLIKQSGKVKALDDELTKQQDMDMDVEFDVHLGIAHTRWATHGAPSPVNSHPQRSDKSNEFIVIHNGIITNYKDLQKFLESKGYEFESETDTETIAKLVKYMYDNRESEDLSFATLVERVTQQLEGAFVLVFKSVHYPGEAVGTRRGGPLLIGVKSDHKLSTDHIPILYRSSGKDKKGCPTLPRMEQDTCHTLFAEEKKSVEYYFASDARKVGLNNIINLDSLLLRCPGSAVIEHTNRVIFLEDDDVAAVTAGRLTIHRIKRTAGDHPARAIQTLQMELQQIMKGNYSSFMQKEIFEQPESVVNTMRGRVNFNDNTVTLGGLKDHIKEIQRCRRLILIACGTSYHAGVATRQVLEELTELPVMVELASDFLDRNTPVFRDDVCFFISQSGETADSLMALRYCKERGALTVGVTNTVGSSISRETDCGVHINAGPEIGVASTKAYTSQFVALIMFALLMCDDRISMQPRRREIIQGLRVLPDLIKEVLSLDDEIQRLAAELYQQKSVLIMGRGYHYATCLEGALKIKEITYMHSEGILAGELKHGPLALVDKLMPVIMIIMRDHTYTKCQNALQQVVARAGRPIVICDKDDYETAKSSSRTIKVPHCVDCLQGILSVIPLQLLSFHLAVLRGFDVDCPRNLAKSVTVE; translated from the exons ATGTGTG GAATCTTTGCCTATCTGAACTACCATGTGCCACGGACTCGCCGGGAGATCCTGGAGATCCTCCTCAAAGGCCTGCTTCGTCTGGAGTACCGTGGCTATGACTCTGCCG GTGTTGGAATTGATGGAGGGAACAGCAAGGAATGGGAGGCCAATGCCCGGTCTATTCAGCTGATCAAGCAGTCCGGAAAAGTGAAGGCTCTTGACGATGAGCTCACAA AGCAGCAGGACATGGACATGGATGTGGAGTTTGATGTCCACCTTGGCATCGCCCACACTCGCTGGGCTACCCATGGTGCCCCCAGCCCTGTCAACAGCCACCCACAAAGGTCTGACAAGAGCAACG agtTCATTGTCATTCATAATGGAATTATCACAAACTACAAAGACCTGCAGAAATTCCTG GAGAGCAAGGGTTATGAGTTTGAGTCTGAGACGGACACAGAGACCATTGCCAAGCTGGTAAAGTACATGTATGACAACCGTGAGAGTGAAGACCTCAGCTTTGCTACTCTGGTGGAGAGAGTGACCCAGCAGCTG GAAGGAGCGTTTGTCCTGGTCTTCAAGAGTGTCCATTACCCAGGAGAGGCTGTAGGCACCCG GAGGGGAGGTCCTTTGCTTATTGGGGTGAAAAGTGACCACAAGCTGTCCACAGATCACATTCCTATCCTGTACCGATCAT CTGGTAAGGACAAGAAGGGCTGTCCCACCCTGCCCAGGATGGAGCAGGACACCTGCCACACGCTCTTTGCTGAGGAAAAGAAGTCTGTGGAGTACTACTTTGCCTCTGATGCCAG GAAAGTGGGACTTAACAACATCATTAACTTGGATTCACTGTTGCTCCGTTGTCCTGGCAGCGCGGTGATTGAGCACACCAACCGTGTGATCTTCCTGGAGGATGATGACGTGGCAGCAGTGACGGCCGGACGGCTCACCATCCACCGCATCAAGCGTACAGCCGGAGACCACCCTGCCCGCGCCATCCAGACCCTGCAGATGGAGCTGCAGCAGATCATGAAGG GGAACTACAGCTCCTTTATGCAGAAGGAGATCTTTGAACAGCCAGAGTCTGTGGTCAACACCATGAGAGGAAGGGTCAACTTCAATGACAACACAG TAACCCTGGGTGGACTGAAGGATCACATTAAAGAGATCCAGAGGTGTCGACGGCTCATCCTCATCGCCTGTGGAACCAGCTACCATGCTGGGGTGGCG ACTCGCCAGGTACTGGAGGAGTTGACAGAGCTGCCTGTTATGGTGGAGCTGGCCAGCGACTTCCTGGATAGAAACACACCAGTGTTCCGTGACGACGTCTGCTTCTTCATCAGCCAATCAG GTGAGACAGCAGACAGCCTGATGGCCCTGCGCTACTGTAAGGAGAGAGGAGCCCTGACGGTGGGCGTCACCAACACAGTGGGCAGCTCCATCtccagagagacagactgtgGGGTGCACATCAACGCTGGCCCAGAGATAGGAGTGGCCAGCACCAAG GCCTACACCAGTCAATTTGTGGCTCTGATCATGTTTGCGCTGTTGATGTGCGACGACAGGATTTCCATGCAGCCACGGCGACGTGAGATCATCCAGGGCCTGAGAGTTCTGCCAG ATCTGATAAAGGAGGTGCTTAGTCTGGATGATGAGATCCAGAGGCTGGCAGCAGAGCTGTACCAGCAGAAGAGTGTTCTCATCATGGGCCGAGGCTACCACTATGCCACCTGCCTGGAGGGAGCACTG AAAATCAAGGAGATCACATACATGCACTCAGAGGGCATCCTGGCCGGGGAGCTGAAGCACGGGCCTCTGGCCCTAGTCGACAAACTCATGCCCGTCATCATGATCATCATGAGAGACCACACCTACACCAagtgtcagaatgcactgcaGCAGGTGGTGGCCCGCGCG GGCCGACCCATCGTGATCTGTGACAAAGATGACTACGAGACTGCCAAGAGCTCGAGCCGCACCATCAAAGTGCCGCACTGTGTGGACTGTCTGCAGGGCATCCTGAGTGTCATCCCCCTGCAGCTGCTCTCCTTCCACCTGGCTGTGCTCAGGGGCTTTGAC GTGGATTGCCCAAGGAACCTGGCCAAGTCTGTGACTGTAGAGTGA
- the LOC139410900 gene encoding glutamine--fructose-6-phosphate aminotransferase [isomerizing] 1-like isoform X2: MCGIFAYLNYHVPRTRREILEILLKGLLRLEYRGYDSAGVGIDGGNSKEWEANARSIQLIKQSGKVKALDDELTKQQDMDMDVEFDVHLGIAHTRWATHGAPSPVNSHPQRSDKSNEFIVIHNGIITNYKDLQKFLESKGYEFESETDTETIAKLVKYMYDNRESEDLSFATLVERVTQQLEGAFVLVFKSVHYPGEAVGTRRGGPLLIGVKSDHKLSTDHIPILYRSSGKDKKGCPTLPRMEQDTCHTLFAEEKKSVEYYFASDASAVIEHTNRVIFLEDDDVAAVTAGRLTIHRIKRTAGDHPARAIQTLQMELQQIMKGNYSSFMQKEIFEQPESVVNTMRGRVNFNDNTVTLGGLKDHIKEIQRCRRLILIACGTSYHAGVATRQVLEELTELPVMVELASDFLDRNTPVFRDDVCFFISQSGETADSLMALRYCKERGALTVGVTNTVGSSISRETDCGVHINAGPEIGVASTKAYTSQFVALIMFALLMCDDRISMQPRRREIIQGLRVLPDLIKEVLSLDDEIQRLAAELYQQKSVLIMGRGYHYATCLEGALKIKEITYMHSEGILAGELKHGPLALVDKLMPVIMIIMRDHTYTKCQNALQQVVARAGRPIVICDKDDYETAKSSSRTIKVPHCVDCLQGILSVIPLQLLSFHLAVLRGFDVDCPRNLAKSVTVE, translated from the exons ATGTGTG GAATCTTTGCCTATCTGAACTACCATGTGCCACGGACTCGCCGGGAGATCCTGGAGATCCTCCTCAAAGGCCTGCTTCGTCTGGAGTACCGTGGCTATGACTCTGCCG GTGTTGGAATTGATGGAGGGAACAGCAAGGAATGGGAGGCCAATGCCCGGTCTATTCAGCTGATCAAGCAGTCCGGAAAAGTGAAGGCTCTTGACGATGAGCTCACAA AGCAGCAGGACATGGACATGGATGTGGAGTTTGATGTCCACCTTGGCATCGCCCACACTCGCTGGGCTACCCATGGTGCCCCCAGCCCTGTCAACAGCCACCCACAAAGGTCTGACAAGAGCAACG agtTCATTGTCATTCATAATGGAATTATCACAAACTACAAAGACCTGCAGAAATTCCTG GAGAGCAAGGGTTATGAGTTTGAGTCTGAGACGGACACAGAGACCATTGCCAAGCTGGTAAAGTACATGTATGACAACCGTGAGAGTGAAGACCTCAGCTTTGCTACTCTGGTGGAGAGAGTGACCCAGCAGCTG GAAGGAGCGTTTGTCCTGGTCTTCAAGAGTGTCCATTACCCAGGAGAGGCTGTAGGCACCCG GAGGGGAGGTCCTTTGCTTATTGGGGTGAAAAGTGACCACAAGCTGTCCACAGATCACATTCCTATCCTGTACCGATCAT CTGGTAAGGACAAGAAGGGCTGTCCCACCCTGCCCAGGATGGAGCAGGACACCTGCCACACGCTCTTTGCTGAGGAAAAGAAGTCTGTGGAGTACTACTTTGCCTCTGATGCCAG CGCGGTGATTGAGCACACCAACCGTGTGATCTTCCTGGAGGATGATGACGTGGCAGCAGTGACGGCCGGACGGCTCACCATCCACCGCATCAAGCGTACAGCCGGAGACCACCCTGCCCGCGCCATCCAGACCCTGCAGATGGAGCTGCAGCAGATCATGAAGG GGAACTACAGCTCCTTTATGCAGAAGGAGATCTTTGAACAGCCAGAGTCTGTGGTCAACACCATGAGAGGAAGGGTCAACTTCAATGACAACACAG TAACCCTGGGTGGACTGAAGGATCACATTAAAGAGATCCAGAGGTGTCGACGGCTCATCCTCATCGCCTGTGGAACCAGCTACCATGCTGGGGTGGCG ACTCGCCAGGTACTGGAGGAGTTGACAGAGCTGCCTGTTATGGTGGAGCTGGCCAGCGACTTCCTGGATAGAAACACACCAGTGTTCCGTGACGACGTCTGCTTCTTCATCAGCCAATCAG GTGAGACAGCAGACAGCCTGATGGCCCTGCGCTACTGTAAGGAGAGAGGAGCCCTGACGGTGGGCGTCACCAACACAGTGGGCAGCTCCATCtccagagagacagactgtgGGGTGCACATCAACGCTGGCCCAGAGATAGGAGTGGCCAGCACCAAG GCCTACACCAGTCAATTTGTGGCTCTGATCATGTTTGCGCTGTTGATGTGCGACGACAGGATTTCCATGCAGCCACGGCGACGTGAGATCATCCAGGGCCTGAGAGTTCTGCCAG ATCTGATAAAGGAGGTGCTTAGTCTGGATGATGAGATCCAGAGGCTGGCAGCAGAGCTGTACCAGCAGAAGAGTGTTCTCATCATGGGCCGAGGCTACCACTATGCCACCTGCCTGGAGGGAGCACTG AAAATCAAGGAGATCACATACATGCACTCAGAGGGCATCCTGGCCGGGGAGCTGAAGCACGGGCCTCTGGCCCTAGTCGACAAACTCATGCCCGTCATCATGATCATCATGAGAGACCACACCTACACCAagtgtcagaatgcactgcaGCAGGTGGTGGCCCGCGCG GGCCGACCCATCGTGATCTGTGACAAAGATGACTACGAGACTGCCAAGAGCTCGAGCCGCACCATCAAAGTGCCGCACTGTGTGGACTGTCTGCAGGGCATCCTGAGTGTCATCCCCCTGCAGCTGCTCTCCTTCCACCTGGCTGTGCTCAGGGGCTTTGAC GTGGATTGCCCAAGGAACCTGGCCAAGTCTGTGACTGTAGAGTGA